The genome window CCTACGCCAAGGATTTGTCCGGCCAGCTGCGTTGGAGCGATGCCTTGTTCGGCTACCGCGTCGGTCATACCGACCAGGATCTGTCCATCGACCGGCGCGACAGCGCCGCCGGCATGTTCAAGTCGTGCGTCATCGATCCCGCCTTCACCTGGGGCGATGACAAACCCTTGCGCACGCCCTGGCACGACACGGTGATCTACGAGATGCACGTCAAGGGTTTTACCGCGCGCCATCCCGATATCCCGCCGCAGCTGCGCGGCACCTATGCCGCCCTGGCCACGGCCCCGGCTATCGAATACCTGAAGCGCCTGGGGGTGACGGCGGTGGAATTGATGCCCACCCATGCCTTCATCGACGACCGCCACTTGCTGCAAAAGGGGTTGAGCAATTACTGGGGCTACAACTCGATCGGCTTCTTCGCGCCGGAGCCGCGCTACAACGCCAGCGGCAACATCAAGGAATTCAAGACCATGGTCAAGCGCCTCCATTCCGAGGGTATCGAGGTGATCCTGGACGTGGTCTATAACCATACCGCCGAGGGCAACCACATGGGCCCGACGCTATGTTTTCGCGGTATTGATAACTGTGCCTACTATCGCTTGAATCACGACGATCGGCGCTACTACATGGACTATACCGGCTGCGGTAATACCCTCAACATGCGCCATCCGCGTGTGCTGCAGTTGATCATGGACAGCCTGCGTTATTGGGTGCAGGAGATGCACATCGACGGCTTTCGTTTCGATCTGGCCTCGGCCCTGGCACGTGAACTGCACGCCGTGGACCGGCTCGGTGCCTTCTTCGACATCATTCACCAGGACCCGGTGCTGTCCCAGGTCAAGCTCATCGCCGAACCCTGGGATCTGGGCGAGGGTGGTTACCAGGTGGGTAATTTCCCCGTGGGTTGGACCGAGTGGAACGGCAAGTACCGCGACACCATGCGCGCCTATTGGAAAGGCGACGGCGGTTTGATCGGCGATCTGGCCTATCGGCTGACCGGTTCCAGCGATCTCTATGAGCGAGGCGGCCGGCGTCCCTATGCCAGTATCAACTTCGTTACCTGTCATGACGGCTTCACCCTGCGCGACCTGGTGAGCTATAACGATAAGCACAATCAAGCCAACGGCGAGGACAACCGCGACGGCGAAAGCCATAATCTGAGTTGGAACTGCGGCGAGGAGGGGGCCACCAACAATCAACACATCAACACGCTGCGGGCGCGCCAGCAGCGCAATTTTCTCGCCACCCTGTTGTTGTCTCAGGGAGTGCCCATGATCACCGCCGGTGATGAGCTGGGCCGCAGCCAACAGGGCAATAACAACGCCTATTGCCAAGACAATGAGTTGGCCTGGATCGACTGGTCACTGAACAAAGAGCAGCGGCAGCTGTTCAAGTTCGTGCAAAGGCTCATCCGGCTGCGCAAAAAGCATCCGGCCTTTCGTCGCCGTTATTTTTTCCAGGGCCGCGACATCTTCGGCGTTGGCGTCAAGGACATCACCTGGCTCAGCCCCAGCGGGGGCGAGATGACCGACAAGGAATGGCACCAGGCCTTTGGCCGCTGTCTGGGCTTATTCCTGGCCGGCGATGCCATCGGTGAGCATGACGAGCGCGGCCGCAAGATCTCGGATGCCAACTTTATCCTGCTGTTCAATTCTCACCACGAGGACCTCCCCTTCCTGCTGCCCGTCGATCCGGCCCTGGCGCGCTGGGAGGTGCTTATCGATACCGGCAGCCTGAATAACGAATCCGTCTCCAGACGGCTTTATCACGCCAAGGAAAAATTTCCCCTGCAGCGCCGTTCCTTCGTGCTGATGAAACAGCTGATCAGTGCGCCCTTGCGGTCCGGCTCCCCGCGCGACTGAATCCCGTCCGACAGTCTGCCGCTTCAGGTTATGAAGCGCTGCGGCGCTTGGCGCCCTGATTCTTCTCGCCTCATAACGGCACGCGCCAATCCCAATTTTTTATCTGGTTGTTTTGTAAGGCGGTGCCTCTAAAGCATTCGCTCCATGTGACGTTATTTCAATGCGAGCGGTAGGGGATCAGGGGGTCGTCAAGTTTTTGAATCCAGTTGCCGTAATCGCAATGTGGAATCGGTGGATTAACCAAGGTCGGTAACAATGATCAATAAATTTGAAAAGCTCCTGGGGAGATTCAGTTGGCGCACCAAGATATTGGCGCTTACGGGCATTCTGGCGATCGGAACCATCGCGGTCGGCGCCATGGGGGCCTACTCGATCCAGAAACTCAGCAAGGAAGTCAATGAGGCCAATGCGCGTTCTGCGGTGCGCATCAATACGGTGGAAGACGCCCAGTTTGCCCTGTTGCGCATGGGCGTCGCCCAGGCCGAGGTCATCGCCCGCGTCGACACCGGTGAGATCCGCGCGGCGTCCATCGCGGCCATCAAGGCCGCCAGCCACCTCGACGAGCAGATCGCCAAACTGCGCGAGGTCTTGCCCGAGAGCAAGGAGGTGGTGGAGCTTCAGGAACTGGTTAAGGAGATCAACCCCAAGCGCATGGAGGTGATCAAGCTGGCACGCAAGGACCGAGACCTGGAGGCGCTGCGCGCGCTGGAGGTGATGCGGCCCCTGTTTAACCGTGTCGACGAGCTGTCGGAAGCGATTATCAACGGTCAGCGCGAATCTATGAAGCAACAGCTGGTGGAAATCCAGAACACCGGCAAACGGACCATCTATATCCTGATGATGTTCGTCGCCGTGGGTTTGATCATAAGCGTGGCCC of Candidatus Tenderia electrophaga contains these proteins:
- a CDS encoding glycogen debranching protein; translated protein: MSKNPLAVWPGHPYPLGATWDGEGVNFALFSEHAEKVELCLFDPNGRRNTHSVDMRWQTDQVWHCYLPEARPGTLYGYRVYGPYDPASGHRFNPKKLLLDPYAKDLSGQLRWSDALFGYRVGHTDQDLSIDRRDSAAGMFKSCVIDPAFTWGDDKPLRTPWHDTVIYEMHVKGFTARHPDIPPQLRGTYAALATAPAIEYLKRLGVTAVELMPTHAFIDDRHLLQKGLSNYWGYNSIGFFAPEPRYNASGNIKEFKTMVKRLHSEGIEVILDVVYNHTAEGNHMGPTLCFRGIDNCAYYRLNHDDRRYYMDYTGCGNTLNMRHPRVLQLIMDSLRYWVQEMHIDGFRFDLASALARELHAVDRLGAFFDIIHQDPVLSQVKLIAEPWDLGEGGYQVGNFPVGWTEWNGKYRDTMRAYWKGDGGLIGDLAYRLTGSSDLYERGGRRPYASINFVTCHDGFTLRDLVSYNDKHNQANGEDNRDGESHNLSWNCGEEGATNNQHINTLRARQQRNFLATLLLSQGVPMITAGDELGRSQQGNNNAYCQDNELAWIDWSLNKEQRQLFKFVQRLIRLRKKHPAFRRRYFFQGRDIFGVGVKDITWLSPSGGEMTDKEWHQAFGRCLGLFLAGDAIGEHDERGRKISDANFILLFNSHHEDLPFLLPVDPALARWEVLIDTGSLNNESVSRRLYHAKEKFPLQRRSFVLMKQLISAPLRSGSPRD